The genomic segment CACTGCAGTTTCGGCCCGAGGGAGGAGCCGGTGGCAGCCACGGCGGCTTTTTTTCTGGGCGGCCCAGTTGCCGCCCGTTTCGGGGCTCCGGGGGTGCCCCCGGTGCCGCCCGGCCGCGGCGGCGAGCGCGGAGCAGGGGGACGGCGCCCCCAGGCCCCactgtacaaaaaaagaaggtattttacattttaaatattcacaGTAAGGAACGCCTATGGTCGCGGGTGACTCACGGTTTATTTACAAAGAGCCGGCGACAGGCGGCCGCCGCACTGCCGGGAGCGGGACCcgggccggggcagcccccgCCGCTCTCCGCCGCCTGCGACCCTACAATAACACGTGGCGCCGGGGGACGGGCGCGCCCGCTGGGGCCCCGCTCCGCCGCAGtcctctctgctccctctccggcttctcctccttctcccggGCGCGTAGAGTCTAGAAAAATAGATCTGTACATCTCCGAAAGCGGCGGCGGGCGGAGCGGGCTAGGCGGAGGCCTCCCCTTCGGGggggtgcagcagcagcccgccgccccccggctTGTGTTTCTTCAGCAGCTGCGTGATCTTTTCGTCGTCTGAGTTGGGGTCCAGGGGCTTGTTGTAGTCGTCGTCCTCCTCCTCGTTCTCCGAGGCGCCCTTCAGCCGCTCCGTCTCTGAGTCCTGTTTCTTCTTCGCCGTCGCCATCTCCGCCGCGTGCTTCTTCCGCCACTTGGTCCGTCGGTTCTGGAACCAGACCTGTCCCCACCGGCACAGTCACCATCACCAGCACCGTCACCACCACCCTCATCACCCGCGGCCGCTCGCCTCGGGCCGCCTCCGCCCCGCTGCCCCGTGCGGTAGTGACTCCCGCTTCGACAGCGAGGAGACAATTTCCCCGTCAACGAAAAGCAGCCGAACCCGGTGGCACCACGCTGCCCGCAGCCTGAGTCACCCGTTCCAGCACGGGTGCCCCCCCAGCGCGGGCGAACAGCCACCCCTACCTTCCCCGAGGTCCACAGCGAGCCCGGGGCGTTCCCTCCCCTCCCGCCCGGAGgtgaaaacacacatttcaaGCTGGTCCTTCCCAACCCACCCCTGCCCTACCAGATGCATTTCTTCTCTAGCAGGGGCCTGCTAGGGGAGTGGGTTATTTTCATTGTAGGGACTACAATAATTTATTCGCAGCCGTTGGGACATTTGCAGTGACAAAGGAGAGTCTCTAGATCAGTCTGAAAGCGTGAGGACCACCGAGAGGCCCCTCTGGACGAAACCGCCATGTATCCCTGCAAATGCCTGTCCGGCTGTTCCCAGAGGGCTCAGCCCGCGTTCTCAGTTCCTCACACCTCCCCTTTGCCCACAGGTCCGAGTTTAACTAAAACGGAGAGTTTGGGGTGGGACAATACGAGCGAGGTGCGTGGTCTCGGCAAGGCGGTTTTGTGTAAGGTGCGTCCAGAGACGCATCCTGACCCCAAGCTCCCCATCATTTTCCCAGCCCGGCGGCCACCCCCCGTGGCGTTCAGGCTGAACGCATCCGGCTTCTCAgtctttcttgggtttttaAATAAGATACGCTTTAAAATATCCTTCTCAGCCCCGCCAGTAAGGTAATGAACGGTAAGTTGCCGGTAACTGCTAGGGAAGCCCTCGCCGTGTGCCTGCGGGTctgccgccccggccccgcagcagctccagccGCCCGAGACGAGCCCAGTTCCCGCGGCCCTTTGGTGGGAGCCGGTCGCGCTCCCCCTGCCCCGCACTGCTCCGTGCGTCAGCCGCTCCTCTCACCTTGACTTGGCTCTCCGTCATTCCCAGCGAATAGGCCAGCCGGGCTCGCTCCGGGCCAGCCAGGTATTTCGTCTGCTCGAAAGTCTTTTCCAGGGCGAAAATCTGCTGGCCAGAAAAAGTGGGTCTGGTATGTTTTCTCTTTCCGTCCTTATCCAGCAAAATTGAGCCTTGATCTAGCAGGTGGGGGAGAAAGAGGGAAGGCACGGAATGACACATTAATTTACGGATTTGGGAAACCGCTTCGCTTTCAAGCGACCCTGGCAGACGCGGTGGGGGTTCTCTGCAAGGGAGAGTCTGTAACAAAACTGCTGCCTGGACGAGGCGGCGGCGCCAGCCTCCCGGCTCccactgattattttttcctttaaggatCGAAAATCTGAGCCGACAAACGATAtcattttccagaaaaactGCAGTCGGTATAAGCCAGCGGTAACGGAAAGTCCCTCTCAGGGAAAGTTTGTGCGCGCCCCTAGAATCAGCTCCGGCCCAGAGGCTCCCCAGCGGGGACGGTGAAAGCAGCTGCAGCGCGACCGCCTTCCTCCGAGAGGGCTCCTCTTTCTGCCAGCAATAACGGACATTTTACAGGATTTCGCGCTGACCGAAAGGGAGGGATAAAAGCAAAGCACGcttaataaattttaattttttttttttttttttttaaagtgaagccAAGCCAGCGCCCTCGGCGGCGGCCGGACCTGGAGGAGATGGAGGCCGGGAGGGTCTGGCCGTGATGCAGGGGCGCTGAGACTCCCCAGCACCGCGACCGGACTGCCGGCAAGGATTCGCGCGCCCGCTCCCCCGCGATACTGGATACTCACGGGGGGCGCAGGCGAGGCGGGCGTCCCTCCAGGGCGGGCTCTGCATCACCCCTGGCCAGAAGATCGGTGTCCGGccgggcagctctgccagcgGCTTGGGGTAGCGTCCGGCGGCcacggcagcggcggcggctgctgcgCCGGGGCTGAAGTAgagggcgggcggcggcggcggcgggggacTGAGGCTGCCGAAGCGGGGCAGACCGGCCAGCAGCCCGGCGGGCGCCGCCGAGGAGGCGGAGGGCGAGGCGGAGGCGAGCGCGGCGCCCGGCAGGGGCATGGAGGGCCGGCTGAGGATGTCGTTGATGCCGTGCGGGGTGGCGGCCGACAACTGCGGCGGGGCCGAGCCCAGCGTCGAGAGTCCGCCCgtggcggcggcagcgggcgcCTTGAGGCCGGGAGAACCGAGTGGCGGCGAGGGCGAAGCGGAGGCGGGCGAGGcggaggcagaggaggaggaggcgggcCCGGCGGGCAGGGGGTACGTGGGGTACAGCGGCGCCTTCATCTCGGCCATGCTGTGCAGGGCGGCCA from the Columba livia isolate bColLiv1 breed racing homer chromosome 4, bColLiv1.pat.W.v2, whole genome shotgun sequence genome contains:
- the NKX6-1 gene encoding homeobox protein Nkx-6.1: MLALGQMDGAPRQGAFLLGSPPLAALHSMAEMKAPLYPTYPLPAGPASSSSASASPASASPSPPLGSPGLKAPAAAATGGLSTLGSAPPQLSAATPHGINDILSRPSMPLPGAALASASPSASSAAPAGLLAGLPRFGSLSPPPPPPPALYFSPGAAAAAAAVAAGRYPKPLAELPGRTPIFWPGVMQSPPWRDARLACAPHQGSILLDKDGKRKHTRPTFSGQQIFALEKTFEQTKYLAGPERARLAYSLGMTESQVKVWFQNRRTKWRKKHAAEMATAKKKQDSETERLKGASENEEEDDDYNKPLDPNSDDEKITQLLKKHKPGGGGLLLHPPEGEASA